The Halobellus sp. MBLA0158 genome has a window encoding:
- a CDS encoding DUF7286 family protein, which yields MRLADDDRARVPFALLGVLLLVGSSTFAASLATPGPEPIDRAADVAADRVEGEVTAAVRTAVRDAARAAARDPVTVAADTPAGRALGTEDPFRRSLRLRIFAAARDAVGPIEHRRGESVAHASFGAGVEDVEGALSRVSVAGRDDGTELRATVRGIAVTVKRNGRVLDSYRTNRTVTVAVPVLALHDRTEAFQTRLDADPIAAPGLARRLTVGVTAMAQARGLGQYGGLPISNVVGNRHVALSTNAGLLDAQRASFGHADPEAAAGVRAATLQTGVTDVLGPRTDPRVLAAVTGQLPDPNDAERVDAASRPGALPATRTITVGVNDTADEAFVALLRGTDGPNLDSIRRESYRASVSVGADARLVRNGRRPSPRAPGENWTLAYSDVDTSVSVRGGGRSTAVVSAGHRARRLYAATRRVVERHTVRRTWVKINASPRTTSASWRDAHRVRVTATGRLGDARGPDRAVDPLFRTGGAIGGPNLRGGSSVARDLVAELGGPDAIARRAVTGGRTNARTRFTGDRPDDLSAWVYADVAALRERVRRLSVEVSASDAATGQRNGAARLADRVRSRRAALLDAPRRYDGAADRARVAARAAYLDLVLARLDERAGQTGKQNAGIGRALAAKGISATRANDLADLTPEAPSRRFALGSDSGARGRTAFVPDGDPAYLAPAPVEGSLVDGIADDERYVGLAVRNLNVFAVPYGDAADLVTRTLFGDPGRVSLHTAGQSLVAADRTLAAHPNATLRARTDHLRSRVAQSMDHIRERATRTLARESSLSRPESETVVRRAFARWDSPGERAVAATDGSLAAAVASAAIEEGAARESDGSRTVTEDRIRTALRVDLRDTATSADVRVSQAAVEDAVSTTRGLLREEARARAGAATERAIARASNGTVGGIPAGLPILPTLNPWVATANVWVVESRGAYGRFAVTTDSGATTYVRDGSSVAFDVDGDGEPEVLGRNERIGFRVRTVAVVAVPAGKLGVGDTDGNVDERSVAWAGPEPGPRCVTPTGRCPRE from the coding sequence ATGCGGCTCGCCGACGACGACCGCGCACGCGTGCCGTTCGCGCTCCTCGGCGTGTTGCTCCTCGTCGGGAGCTCGACGTTCGCTGCCTCGCTCGCGACGCCGGGCCCGGAACCGATCGATCGGGCCGCGGACGTCGCGGCCGACCGCGTCGAGGGCGAGGTGACGGCCGCGGTCCGCACTGCGGTTCGCGACGCCGCCCGCGCGGCCGCCCGCGACCCGGTCACGGTCGCGGCCGACACGCCCGCCGGCCGAGCACTCGGAACGGAGGACCCGTTCCGACGGTCCCTCCGGCTTCGGATCTTCGCCGCCGCCCGCGACGCGGTCGGGCCGATCGAACACCGCAGAGGCGAGAGCGTCGCCCACGCCTCGTTCGGTGCGGGTGTCGAGGACGTCGAGGGCGCGCTCTCTCGGGTCTCCGTCGCGGGGCGAGACGACGGAACGGAGCTCCGGGCGACGGTCCGCGGCATCGCGGTGACGGTCAAGCGGAACGGACGCGTCCTCGACTCTTACCGGACGAACCGCACCGTCACCGTCGCCGTTCCCGTGCTCGCGCTCCACGACCGGACCGAGGCCTTCCAGACGCGCCTCGACGCGGACCCGATCGCGGCGCCGGGGCTCGCCCGGCGGCTGACGGTCGGCGTCACGGCGATGGCGCAGGCCCGCGGACTCGGCCAGTACGGCGGGCTGCCGATCTCGAACGTCGTCGGCAACCGCCACGTCGCGCTCTCGACGAACGCAGGCTTACTCGACGCCCAGCGGGCGTCGTTCGGACACGCCGACCCCGAGGCCGCCGCTGGCGTCCGCGCGGCGACGCTTCAGACCGGCGTCACCGACGTCCTCGGGCCGCGGACCGACCCCCGCGTCCTCGCCGCGGTGACGGGACAGCTCCCGGATCCGAACGACGCCGAACGCGTGGACGCCGCCTCGCGGCCGGGCGCGCTCCCGGCGACGCGCACGATCACGGTCGGCGTCAACGACACGGCGGACGAGGCCTTCGTCGCGCTCCTCCGGGGCACGGACGGTCCGAATCTCGATTCGATCCGTCGAGAGAGCTACCGCGCGAGCGTCAGCGTCGGCGCCGATGCGCGGCTGGTGCGGAACGGCCGTCGGCCGTCGCCACGCGCTCCCGGCGAAAACTGGACGCTCGCGTACTCCGACGTCGATACGAGCGTTTCGGTCCGGGGCGGTGGCCGCTCTACCGCCGTCGTCTCCGCCGGCCATCGCGCGCGCCGGCTCTACGCGGCCACGCGCCGCGTGGTCGAACGTCACACCGTCCGGCGCACCTGGGTCAAGATCAACGCCTCACCCAGAACAACCTCGGCATCCTGGCGCGACGCCCATCGCGTCCGCGTGACTGCGACCGGCCGCCTCGGCGACGCCCGCGGACCGGACCGCGCCGTCGACCCGCTCTTCCGGACGGGCGGCGCGATCGGCGGGCCGAACCTCCGAGGCGGTAGCTCCGTCGCCCGGGACCTCGTCGCCGAACTCGGCGGTCCCGACGCGATCGCTCGACGGGCGGTGACCGGCGGCCGGACGAACGCCCGAACGCGGTTCACCGGCGACCGCCCCGACGACCTCTCGGCGTGGGTGTACGCCGACGTCGCGGCGCTCCGGGAACGGGTCCGACGTCTCTCCGTGGAGGTATCAGCCAGCGACGCCGCGACGGGACAGCGCAACGGCGCCGCCCGGCTGGCCGATCGGGTCAGGAGCCGCCGCGCGGCCCTCCTCGATGCGCCGCGGCGCTACGACGGCGCCGCCGACCGCGCTCGGGTCGCCGCGCGCGCCGCGTACCTCGATCTCGTGCTCGCTCGCCTGGACGAGCGCGCGGGGCAGACGGGGAAGCAGAACGCCGGCATCGGCCGAGCGCTCGCGGCGAAGGGTATCTCGGCGACCAGAGCGAACGACCTCGCCGACCTGACGCCCGAAGCCCCGTCCCGTCGGTTCGCCCTCGGGAGCGACTCCGGGGCCCGCGGACGGACCGCCTTCGTCCCCGACGGCGACCCGGCGTACCTCGCGCCCGCGCCGGTCGAGGGGTCGCTCGTCGACGGCATCGCCGACGACGAGCGGTACGTCGGCCTCGCGGTCAGGAACCTCAACGTCTTCGCGGTCCCGTACGGCGACGCCGCGGACCTGGTCACGCGGACGCTCTTCGGCGATCCCGGTCGCGTGTCGCTCCACACCGCCGGCCAGTCGCTCGTCGCCGCCGACCGAACGCTCGCGGCGCATCCGAACGCGACGCTCCGGGCGCGGACCGACCACCTGAGATCGAGAGTCGCCCAGTCGATGGATCACATCCGGGAGCGAGCGACGCGGACGCTCGCCCGCGAGTCGTCGCTGTCGCGTCCCGAGAGCGAGACCGTCGTCCGACGGGCGTTCGCGCGATGGGACAGCCCCGGTGAGCGCGCGGTCGCCGCGACGGACGGATCGCTGGCGGCCGCGGTCGCGTCGGCCGCGATCGAGGAGGGAGCGGCACGCGAAAGCGACGGCTCCCGAACGGTGACCGAAGACCGCATCCGAACGGCGCTCCGCGTCGATCTCCGGGACACCGCGACGAGCGCGGACGTCCGCGTCTCGCAGGCCGCCGTCGAGGACGCGGTCTCGACGACCCGAGGGCTCCTCCGCGAGGAGGCACGGGCGAGGGCGGGAGCCGCGACCGAGCGGGCGATCGCGCGGGCGTCGAACGGGACCGTCGGCGGTATCCCGGCGGGCCTGCCGATCCTCCCGACGCTCAACCCCTGGGTCGCGACCGCGAACGTCTGGGTCGTCGAGTCCCGCGGCGCCTACGGGCGCTTCGCCGTCACGACCGACTCGGGCGCCACGACGTACGTTCGCGACGGCTCGTCGGTCGCTTTCGACGTGGACGGCGACGGCGAACCCGAGGTCCTCGGTCGGAACGAACGGATCGGCTTCCGGGTCCGGACGGTCGCCGTCGTGGCCGTCCCGGCGGGGAAGCTCGGCGTCGGCGACACGGACGGCAATGTCGACGAGCGATCGGTGGCGTGGGCCGGTCCCGAACCCGGCCCGCGCTGTGTCACGCCGACCGGGCGGTGTCCGCGGGAGTAG
- the sufD gene encoding Fe-S cluster assembly protein SufD, whose protein sequence is MSGVQLPANLSEETVREISDARDEPEWLLERRLSALDALDELELPDVIQTPGRRWTNLEALDFESLVDPLDQGDETERTSAEGVEVLTFTEALDEHPDLVESAFGSTVDPEENYLTALSAALFTTGTVVYVPEGVDAEDVTVRAEMNSRSLFSHTLVVTEESSSVTILESIESGEDVDADARYFSNLVEIDAGENSYVQYGSLQDLDEDTYTYSLKRADVGTYATVNWIEGNLGSRLTRSDVESELNGDSSETKIVGAFFGHGDQHFDVNARVWHNAENTTADLVTRGVLDDEARSVYEGVQDVGREAWNTSSYQRENTLMLSDDSEADASPKLIIHNHDTEASHSATVGQVDKEDLFYMVSRAIPDGQARNMLVEGFFVPVLEEIAVDEFRDDLEGLIAARLR, encoded by the coding sequence ATGAGCGGCGTACAACTCCCGGCGAACCTCTCCGAAGAGACGGTTCGCGAAATTTCGGACGCGCGCGACGAGCCCGAGTGGCTGCTCGAACGGCGGCTCTCGGCGCTCGACGCGCTCGACGAACTGGAGCTGCCAGACGTCATCCAAACGCCCGGCCGGCGCTGGACGAACCTCGAAGCGCTCGACTTCGAGTCGCTCGTCGACCCGCTCGATCAGGGCGACGAGACCGAGCGGACCTCGGCCGAGGGCGTCGAGGTCCTCACCTTCACCGAGGCGCTCGACGAGCACCCCGACCTGGTCGAGTCCGCGTTCGGCTCGACGGTCGACCCCGAAGAGAACTACCTGACCGCGCTGTCGGCGGCGCTCTTCACCACCGGCACGGTCGTCTACGTCCCTGAGGGCGTCGACGCCGAGGACGTGACCGTCCGCGCGGAGATGAACTCCCGCTCGCTGTTCAGCCACACGCTCGTCGTCACCGAGGAGTCGTCGTCGGTGACGATTCTGGAGAGCATCGAGTCCGGCGAGGACGTCGACGCCGACGCGCGGTACTTCTCGAACCTCGTCGAGATCGACGCCGGCGAGAACTCCTACGTCCAGTACGGCTCGCTGCAGGACCTCGACGAGGACACCTACACGTACTCGCTGAAGCGCGCGGACGTCGGCACCTACGCGACGGTCAACTGGATCGAGGGCAACCTCGGCTCCCGACTGACCCGCTCTGACGTCGAGTCCGAACTCAACGGCGACTCCTCGGAGACGAAGATCGTCGGCGCGTTCTTCGGTCACGGCGACCAGCACTTCGACGTCAACGCGCGCGTCTGGCACAACGCCGAGAACACGACCGCCGACCTCGTGACCCGCGGCGTCCTCGACGACGAGGCCCGCTCGGTGTACGAGGGCGTCCAGGACGTCGGCCGCGAGGCGTGGAACACCTCCTCGTACCAGCGCGAGAACACGCTGATGCTGTCGGACGACAGCGAGGCCGACGCGTCGCCGAAGCTGATCATCCACAATCACGACACCGAGGCCTCCCACTCCGCGACGGTCGGCCAGGTCGACAAGGAGGACCTGTTCTACATGGTGTCGCGGGCGATCCCCGACGGACAGGCGCGGAATATGCTCGTCGAGGGCTTCTTCGTGCCCGTCCTCGAAGAGATCGCAGTCGACGAGTTCCGCGACGACCTCGAAGGGCTGATCGCCGCGCGGCTCCGCTGA
- the sufB gene encoding Fe-S cluster assembly protein SufB has translation MSSEQDHLKETDTEARFDFKKEESSAFQTEKGLTEETVRVISEDKDEPEWMLQRRLRALEQFQEMPMPTDWPGQPDLSEVDVAEIVPYIRPDVDVRAGVDDWTELPDEIKDTFDKLGIPEAEKNALSGVGAQYESEVVYQNMQERWEEKGVIFMNMDKAVQEHPEIVKEHFMTKCVPPSDNKFAALHGAVWSGGSFVYVPEDVTVEMPVQAYFRMNSEGMGQFEHTLIVAEDGAEVHYIEGCSAPKYSAFNLHSGGVEVFVGEDAHVQYSTVQNWSKNTYNLNTKRAIVEKNGRMEWISGSMGSKATMLYPSTVLKGPGASDNHITIAFAGEGQNIDTGAKVYHNAPNTKSTIESKSISKDGGRTNYRGLVHIADGASDSSTSVECDALMFDNESTSDTMPYMEINESKVDVAHEATVGKIGDEDVFYLQSRGLDDDDAKQMIVSGFIEPITEELPIEYAVELNRLVELEMEGSLG, from the coding sequence ATGAGTTCCGAACAAGATCACCTCAAAGAGACGGACACCGAGGCCCGCTTCGACTTCAAGAAGGAGGAGTCCTCGGCGTTCCAGACCGAGAAGGGCCTGACCGAGGAGACGGTCCGCGTCATCTCCGAAGACAAGGACGAGCCCGAGTGGATGCTGCAGCGGCGCCTCCGCGCGCTTGAGCAGTTCCAGGAGATGCCGATGCCCACCGACTGGCCCGGTCAGCCTGACCTCTCGGAAGTGGACGTCGCGGAGATCGTCCCATACATCCGCCCCGACGTCGACGTCCGCGCGGGCGTCGACGACTGGACGGAGCTCCCCGACGAGATCAAGGACACCTTCGACAAGCTCGGTATCCCGGAAGCCGAGAAGAACGCGCTCTCCGGCGTCGGCGCTCAGTACGAGTCCGAGGTCGTCTACCAGAATATGCAGGAGCGCTGGGAGGAGAAGGGCGTCATCTTCATGAATATGGACAAGGCGGTGCAGGAGCACCCCGAGATCGTCAAGGAGCACTTCATGACGAAGTGCGTTCCCCCGTCGGACAACAAGTTTGCGGCGCTCCACGGCGCGGTCTGGTCCGGCGGCTCGTTCGTGTACGTCCCCGAGGACGTCACCGTCGAGATGCCCGTCCAGGCGTACTTCCGGATGAACTCCGAGGGGATGGGCCAGTTCGAGCACACCCTCATCGTCGCCGAGGACGGCGCGGAGGTCCACTACATCGAGGGCTGTTCGGCCCCGAAGTACTCCGCGTTCAATCTGCACTCCGGCGGCGTCGAGGTCTTCGTCGGCGAGGACGCCCACGTCCAGTACTCGACCGTCCAGAACTGGTCGAAGAACACCTACAACCTCAACACCAAGCGCGCCATCGTCGAGAAGAACGGCCGGATGGAGTGGATCTCCGGCTCGATGGGCTCGAAGGCGACGATGCTGTACCCCTCGACCGTCCTGAAGGGCCCGGGCGCCTCCGACAACCACATCACCATCGCCTTCGCGGGCGAGGGCCAGAACATCGACACCGGCGCGAAGGTCTACCACAACGCGCCGAACACGAAGTCGACCATCGAGTCGAAGTCGATCTCGAAGGACGGCGGCCGGACCAACTACCGAGGACTGGTCCACATCGCCGACGGCGCCTCGGACTCCTCGACCTCGGTCGAGTGCGACGCGCTGATGTTCGACAACGAGTCCACGTCGGACACGATGCCGTATATGGAGATCAACGAGTCGAAGGTCGACGTCGCCCACGAGGCCACAGTGGGGAAGATCGGCGACGAGGACGTGTTCTACCTCCAGTCGCGCGGCCTCGACGACGACGACGCCAAGCAGATGATCGTCTCGGGCTTCATCGAGCCCATTACCGAAGAGCTGCCGATCGAGTACGCGGTCGAACTCAACCGCCTCGTCGAACTCGAAATGGAGGGGAGCCTCGGATAG
- a CDS encoding ABC transporter ATP-binding protein — protein sequence MATLEIKNLHANVAEEGGEQILRGVDLEVNSGEIHALMGPNGSGKSTTAKVIAGHPAYEVTEGEILLHLDEDDFDQDLEIPEDKRTWNLLDLEPNERAALGIFLGFQYPAEIEGVTMTNFLRTALNAKLEEREELFEEEDEDEAEADDEDEEAGYETSPMEGPADEGEIGVAEFQQLLKEKMEVLDMDEKFMQRYLNAGFSGGEKKQNEVLQAAILEPAIAVLDEIDSGLDIDRLQDVSKGINALRDEQGTGILQITHYQRILEYVEPDHVHIMLDGKVVKSGDAELAEQLEDHGYDWVREEVYETA from the coding sequence ATGGCTACACTCGAAATCAAGAACCTCCACGCGAACGTGGCGGAGGAAGGCGGCGAACAGATTCTTCGCGGCGTCGACCTGGAGGTCAACTCCGGGGAGATCCACGCCCTGATGGGACCGAACGGGTCCGGGAAGTCGACGACGGCGAAAGTGATCGCCGGCCACCCGGCCTACGAGGTGACCGAGGGCGAGATCCTGCTCCACCTCGACGAAGACGACTTCGATCAGGACCTCGAGATCCCCGAGGACAAACGCACCTGGAATCTACTCGATCTAGAGCCGAACGAGCGCGCGGCGCTCGGTATCTTCCTCGGCTTCCAGTACCCCGCGGAGATCGAAGGCGTCACGATGACGAACTTCCTCCGGACGGCGCTCAACGCCAAGCTCGAAGAGCGCGAGGAGCTCTTCGAAGAGGAGGACGAAGACGAGGCCGAGGCGGACGACGAAGACGAAGAGGCGGGCTACGAGACCTCGCCGATGGAGGGCCCCGCCGACGAGGGCGAGATCGGCGTCGCCGAGTTCCAGCAGCTCCTCAAGGAGAAGATGGAGGTGCTGGACATGGACGAGAAGTTCATGCAGCGCTACCTCAACGCCGGCTTCTCCGGCGGCGAGAAGAAGCAGAACGAGGTCCTGCAGGCGGCCATCCTCGAGCCCGCGATCGCCGTCCTCGACGAGATCGACTCCGGGCTGGACATCGACCGCCTCCAGGACGTCTCGAAGGGCATCAACGCCCTCCGCGACGAGCAGGGCACCGGCATTCTGCAGATCACCCACTACCAGCGGATTCTCGAGTACGTCGAGCCCGATCACGTCCACATTATGCTGGACGGCAAGGTCGTCAAGAGCGGCGACGCCGAACTGGCCGAGCAGCTCGAAGACCACGGCTACGACTGGGTCCGCGAGGAAGTCTACGAGACCGCGTAA
- a CDS encoding DNA-directed DNA polymerase codes for MKQAGLTDDWSGGDEAADEGARPDAEAVAVAGNGTQHVSEVVDSEEIRFPDADGTVELMVTQVNYSIEGSGRREYPVLHVFGRTAAGDREHVRVLGFEPYFFAPTENLDDDKLDKDVITRTDEGYESIRGEDLTKICTQTPRDVGEIRDEFEHYEADILFPNRLLIDKDVKSGIRVPARRLEGDDDAPGGSDDAANPPIQIPHDEIEAVDVDADLRVNTFDIEVDDRSGFPEEGEEPIVCLTSHDSRRDEYVAWLYDAPEAGEGVGSPEDLKTYEPLRDDTEIQVRTFAEEDAMLDAFVSYIEETDPDVLTGWNFEDFDMPYLLDRMEILDPTSERDLDPERFSRIDEVWRSGWGGPNVKGRVVFDLLYAYKRTQFTELESYRLDAVGELELDVGKERYPGDIGDLWEQDPERLLEYNVRDVELCVEIDRKQDVVAFWDEVRTFVGCKLEDAPTPGDTVDIYILHEAHGRFALPSKGQADAEEYEGGAVFDPITGVKENVTVLDLKSLYPMCMVTINASPETKVDPETYDGETFQAPNGTHFRREPDGIIREMIDDLLAEREEKKSLRNDHDPDTSAYEQYDRQQAAVKVIMNSLYGVLGWDRFRLYDKEMGAAVTATGRDVIEHTASAANDLGKSVIYGDTDSVMLELGGDVSKKEAIEQSFELEEYINGSYDEFAREELDAEEHRFQIEFEKLYRRFFQAGKKKRYAGHIVWKEGKDVDDIDITGFEYKRSDIAPITKEVQKRVIEMIVYGTANEEIADYLNGVIEDFETGEIPVEKIGIPGGIGKRLDAYDTATAQVRGAKYANEFLGTNFGRGSKPKRLYLRKVHPSWFRRMEEEEGYDPQRDALYGEFKRDPDVICVEYDDQLPEAFEVDWDKMLEKTLKGPISRIIEALGMSWDEVKSGQEQTGLGSFV; via the coding sequence ATGAAACAGGCAGGGCTCACTGACGACTGGAGCGGCGGCGACGAGGCCGCCGACGAGGGTGCCCGGCCCGACGCGGAGGCGGTCGCGGTCGCCGGCAACGGCACACAGCACGTCTCGGAGGTCGTCGACAGCGAGGAGATCCGCTTTCCCGACGCCGACGGGACGGTCGAGCTGATGGTGACCCAGGTGAACTACTCCATCGAGGGGAGCGGCCGCCGCGAGTATCCCGTCCTGCACGTGTTCGGCCGGACGGCGGCGGGGGACCGCGAGCACGTCCGCGTCCTGGGGTTCGAGCCGTACTTCTTCGCGCCGACGGAGAACCTCGACGACGACAAACTCGATAAGGACGTGATCACCCGGACCGACGAGGGCTACGAGAGCATCCGCGGCGAGGACCTGACGAAGATCTGCACGCAGACCCCGCGGGACGTCGGGGAGATCCGCGACGAGTTCGAACACTACGAGGCGGACATCCTCTTTCCGAACCGCCTCCTGATCGACAAGGACGTAAAGAGCGGGATCCGGGTGCCCGCGCGGCGGCTGGAAGGGGACGACGACGCGCCCGGCGGCTCCGACGACGCCGCGAACCCTCCGATCCAGATCCCCCACGACGAGATCGAGGCCGTCGACGTCGACGCCGACCTCCGGGTGAACACCTTCGACATCGAGGTCGACGACCGCTCGGGCTTCCCCGAGGAGGGCGAAGAGCCGATCGTCTGTCTCACCTCTCACGACTCCCGCCGCGACGAGTACGTCGCGTGGCTCTACGACGCCCCCGAGGCCGGCGAGGGCGTGGGCTCGCCCGAGGATCTGAAGACCTATGAGCCGCTCCGCGACGACACCGAGATCCAGGTGCGGACGTTCGCCGAGGAGGACGCGATGCTCGACGCGTTCGTCTCCTACATCGAGGAGACGGACCCGGACGTGCTGACGGGCTGGAACTTCGAGGACTTCGACATGCCCTATCTCCTCGATCGGATGGAGATCCTCGATCCGACCTCGGAGCGCGACCTCGATCCCGAACGGTTCTCCCGGATCGACGAGGTCTGGCGCAGCGGCTGGGGCGGCCCGAACGTGAAGGGCCGGGTCGTCTTCGACCTGCTGTACGCGTACAAGCGCACGCAGTTCACCGAACTGGAGTCCTACCGCCTGGACGCCGTCGGCGAGCTCGAACTCGACGTCGGCAAGGAGCGCTACCCGGGCGACATCGGCGACCTCTGGGAGCAGGACCCCGAGCGCCTCTTGGAGTACAACGTCCGGGACGTGGAGCTCTGCGTCGAGATCGACCGCAAACAGGACGTCGTCGCCTTCTGGGACGAGGTGCGGACGTTCGTCGGCTGCAAGCTGGAAGACGCCCCCACGCCGGGCGACACCGTCGACATCTACATCCTCCACGAGGCCCACGGCCGCTTCGCGCTCCCCTCGAAGGGCCAGGCCGACGCCGAGGAGTACGAGGGCGGCGCGGTCTTCGATCCGATCACCGGCGTCAAGGAGAACGTCACCGTGCTGGACCTGAAGTCCCTCTACCCGATGTGTATGGTGACGATCAACGCATCGCCGGAGACCAAGGTGGACCCCGAGACGTACGACGGCGAGACCTTCCAAGCCCCCAACGGGACGCACTTCCGCCGCGAGCCCGACGGCATCATCCGCGAGATGATCGACGACCTCCTCGCAGAGCGCGAGGAGAAGAAGTCGCTCCGGAACGACCACGACCCCGACACGTCCGCCTACGAGCAGTACGATCGTCAGCAGGCGGCTGTCAAGGTCATTATGAATTCGCTCTACGGCGTCCTGGGCTGGGATCGATTTAGGCTATACGACAAGGAGATGGGCGCCGCCGTCACTGCGACGGGGCGCGACGTCATCGAGCACACCGCCTCGGCGGCGAACGACCTCGGCAAAAGTGTCATCTACGGAGACACCGACTCCGTGATGTTGGAGCTCGGCGGCGACGTCAGTAAAAAAGAAGCCATCGAGCAGTCCTTCGAGCTGGAGGAGTACATCAACGGCTCCTACGACGAGTTCGCCCGCGAGGAACTCGACGCAGAAGAGCACCGCTTCCAGATCGAGTTCGAGAAGCTCTACCGGCGATTCTTCCAGGCGGGGAAAAAGAAGCGCTACGCGGGCCACATCGTCTGGAAGGAGGGGAAGGACGTCGACGACATCGACATCACGGGCTTCGAGTATAAGCGCTCGGACATCGCGCCGATCACGAAGGAGGTCCAAAAGCGCGTCATCGAGATGATCGTCTACGGGACGGCGAACGAGGAGATCGCCGACTACCTCAACGGCGTCATCGAGGACTTCGAGACCGGCGAGATCCCCGTCGAGAAGATCGGGATCCCGGGCGGGATCGGCAAGCGGCTGGACGCCTACGACACCGCGACCGCGCAGGTCCGGGGCGCGAAGTACGCCAACGAGTTCCTGGGAACGAACTTCGGGCGGGGATCGAAGCCGAAGCGGCTCTACCTCCGGAAGGTCCACCCCTCGTGGTTCCGGCGGATGGAAGAAGAGGAGGGCTACGACCCCCAGCGCGACGCGCTCTACGGGGAGTTCAAGCGCGACCCCGACGTGATCTGCGTCGAGTACGACGACCAGCTCCCCGAGGCCTTCGAGGTCGACTGGGACAAGATGCTGGAGAAGACGCTGAAGGGACCGATATCGCGGATTATCGAGGCGCTGGGGATGTCGTGGGACGAGGTGAAGTCCGGGCAGGAACAGACCGGGCTCGGCAGTTTCGTCTGA
- a CDS encoding DUF7331 family protein, with protein sequence MVDPADSERTDRSPAAPARLGEARGLDGVESYEVDEGIVFYDPQNPLAWVEAARTVTLTDHC encoded by the coding sequence ATGGTCGACCCTGCAGACTCCGAGCGGACGGATCGGTCGCCAGCCGCGCCGGCGCGGTTGGGTGAGGCTCGCGGACTCGACGGCGTCGAGTCCTACGAGGTCGACGAGGGAATCGTGTTCTACGATCCGCAGAACCCGCTCGCGTGGGTCGAAGCGGCCCGAACGGTGACGCTCACAGACCACTGCTGA
- a CDS encoding DUF7322 domain-containing protein, with translation MLDSDEWPDEPDEPDPEARWGSPEDDLVSVPGIDLPGEDAEDAGTEVDSDLAKFFWVTVIYANVALAGVSIGLMLVGFRGQAVWGGGAVAVGLFALYRTYDLYRTYQDHVAAEESEEAEDADSEPSEHNG, from the coding sequence GTGCTGGACTCCGACGAGTGGCCCGACGAGCCGGACGAACCCGATCCCGAGGCCCGGTGGGGCAGCCCTGAAGACGACCTCGTCTCGGTCCCCGGGATCGACCTCCCCGGCGAGGATGCCGAGGACGCCGGCACCGAGGTCGACAGCGACCTCGCGAAGTTCTTCTGGGTGACGGTGATCTACGCCAACGTCGCCCTCGCGGGCGTGAGCATCGGGCTGATGCTCGTCGGCTTCCGCGGGCAGGCCGTCTGGGGCGGCGGCGCCGTCGCCGTCGGGCTGTTCGCCCTCTACCGGACCTACGATCTCTATCGGACGTATCAGGACCACGTCGCCGCCGAGGAGTCGGAGGAAGCAGAAGACGCAGATTCGGAGCCGAGTGAGCATAACGGATAA
- a CDS encoding DUF7346 family protein → MQTVRDASGDRYLLVKRSAESSRVRDPNTGEERYLPNAELSFEDGEAPLSVAAAAVSEPVRRVVSAAHDDRSLGLLVELADRGPLPVVELLGGYDLCESDLHGLLSEFRAAGLVAETTVHGERGYDATETTRRAVASLRGGSEDDERTGSDEDSAVNGDGRENADGDESGNRNGNENEN, encoded by the coding sequence ATGCAGACCGTCCGCGACGCGTCGGGCGACCGTTACCTCCTCGTGAAGCGCTCCGCGGAGTCGAGTCGGGTCCGCGATCCGAACACGGGAGAAGAGCGGTACCTCCCGAACGCCGAACTCTCCTTCGAGGACGGCGAGGCGCCGCTTTCGGTCGCCGCGGCGGCCGTCTCCGAGCCGGTCCGACGCGTCGTTTCCGCCGCCCACGACGACCGCTCGCTCGGCCTGCTCGTCGAGCTCGCGGACCGCGGGCCGCTCCCCGTCGTCGAACTGCTCGGCGGCTACGACCTCTGCGAGTCGGACCTACACGGCCTCCTCTCGGAGTTCCGCGCCGCGGGGCTCGTCGCGGAGACGACCGTCCACGGCGAGCGCGGCTACGACGCGACCGAGACGACTCGCCGCGCCGTCGCGTCGCTCCGCGGGGGGAGCGAAGACGACGAGCGTACCGGAAGCGACGAGGACAGCGCGGTAAACGGAGACGGACGCGAGAACGCAGACGGGGACGAAAGCGGAAACAGAAACGGAAACGAGAACGAAAACTGA